The Setaria italica strain Yugu1 chromosome VIII, Setaria_italica_v2.0, whole genome shotgun sequence genome includes the window TCTCTCCCTCGCTCACTCAAGAACATAAAGACGGTGGTGCTACTAGGGTTTGATGAATCTATATAGATGGCATGATCCCCTTCAAAATTTCTGGTAGTTAAGGCTCCTCCTTCAAACCTTAATATCTCTGCTATTCAATGTTACTATACATTAGATTTGGGGAGAAATCTAAtgtagaaaatgaaaagaatgaTTTAATCCATAGCACTATTGTCCATTCAtctagaaaatgaaaagaaaggagTAAAATagagaaatggaaaaaaatctCTAAATTAAAATAATTGCAGGCAAAGATGGGATCAAAGTTTAAAAAATAGGAAATATCAAAATTTCAGCCGGTGGTGGTGTCCGGTGTTCAGGAGCGCGAGGACGCGGCGGACGAGCCCGACTCGGACAGTCCGATCGAATATCGATTCCGACTAGGAAAAGCGATCGTCCGAACCTCGCCTCCCGGGCCCACGTACATATCAGCAATAAAGCGATCCCGCTCCgactcgcctccgcctcctctgtctcttcctcctctccccgcgTCGTCCGCCGCCACGAGCCCAGCGCCGCCTGCCTCCGCACaaaccagcgccgccgccgacctccatCTCCGCACCAAAACAGCGCCCTCCGCGAGTTCCACCTCATCCATGGCGCCTGTCGGAAAGCGCCTTCCCTCCCTCACGGAGGGCGAGCTCCTTGCCGCACGcctgcgccgtcgtcgtcgcgtgCTCCGCGCGCTCCCGGCCGCGCCCAAATCGGAGAGCGCACCCTGCGCCGCCGCACTCGCGAGATTAGATTCGTACAAGCGCCTGAGGACGATCGGGGAGGGGGCGTTCGGCGCCGTCTCGAAGGCGCGCGACAGCCGCACCGGCGAGGTGGTGGCCATCAAGTGCCTGCGCGAgaagggaggcggcggggaggcggcggcgctcctgcGGGAGGCCGCGCTGCTCGCGGCGTGCGCCGCCAACCCCGCCGTGGTGGCGTTCCGGGAGGTGGCCCGCGGCGGATCGGGGCCGGAGGACCTCCACCTCGTCATGGAATTCGTCGGCCGGAGCCTCTACGACGTCATcagcgagcgccgccgcctcaacCTCCCGTTCAGCGAGTCGGAGACGCGACGCGCCATGGCGCAGCTGCTGGCCGGCGTGGGGACGATGCACGCCCACGGCATCGTGCACCGCGACCTCAAGCCCGGGAACGTGCTCGTCGGAGAGCGCGACGGCCGGCTCAAGATCTGCGATCTCGGCCTCGCCAGGTCCgtcgccgcaccgccgccgctggacgcGGAGCTCGAAGGCACGCCCGGATACATGGCGCCGGAGGTGCTCCTCTGCGAGAAGGGCTGTGGAAAGCCCGTCGACGTTTGGGCGCTGGGGTGCATTATGGCCGAGCTCGTCGCCGGGCAGTCGCTCTTCCCAGAAGACGACTTGTGCAAGCAGCTGGTGAATATCATCGACCTCCTAGGGATCCCCGACGATGTGTCGTTGATGCCACTGGGcatcacggcggcggcgccgagcaaGCTGCGGGACAAGGTGCCAGAGGAGCAGCTGTCGGCGGCGGGCTTCGATGTCCTTCGCGGACTGTTGCAGTACCACCCCAAGGACAGGCTCACCGCCGCAGCGGCGCTGCAGATGCCGTGGTTCGGATGACTACTGATGATGCTGCAGCGACTTGAAGATGACTGTAGTGTTAGGTTGCTGAAGTACACTAGATTATTTGCCCTATGTCGTCAGCGTGTTTATTTGATGATGCAGTGGGTAAATGATAGGGTTTAGGTGCAGAATTCTGTTGTTCTTCAGATTGTGTTATTGCAAAAGTGCAATCCCAATCTCCCTTGTAACTGAATTGAAATCCAtactttatatatttatatacgaTATTGAAACCATGCTTGTTATGTTTGTAATTTTGTTATGCAAATGAGACATGCAACCACTCCGAGGGCCATCGCCTCTCACGTCCCGGCATCAATGGATTCAACAGTGCAGCGATGGTGTTAATTGGACTCCACAGTTCACAGATCACACAAAGCGATTTAACAATGTAATTGTTCGAACACAAACTGTGGAAATTACATATTTGATTCATACTAGCTAGGTACAGCTTTCTTTCTGAATTTCTATAACCTTCGTTTAAACATGATGCATCCCCTTGCACAAGAGATAAATAAGGGAGGATGTAAAATGACAAGGAGAACACTAAAAACAGGGCCTTCACACTCCACATTTCTCATCTCTGTATGCAACATATACCACCCGCTCCAACAGGTGGTGTGCAGAGTGGTGAGGGGGGCGGTAACGAACGGCGAAGCTGAAGCAGGAGAGAATTGGGGAGGCGAGAACAAGGAGAATCTGTGTCACCACGCTAGCATCTCACACCTTACTTGGCCTGCCCCGGGGCAGCTTCCCAGCTCGTCACCCGCGGCAGCGCGAGCGATCACGCAGTCACAGGAAGACAGTCGCACAGTGCAGACGACAGACTGCCCCGTCAGTTACCTTCTCCAGACAGGACCCTTGGATTGAAAGAAAATGAACGGACGCCAAGATTTTAATTTTAAACCATAGCATTTCTATTGGAAAAAGTATATACACTGGCCTAGCAGGCTAGCACGTTGTGGCACTCGCTTGGAAACTATGTATGGAAGTGTTGACAGAGTACAGTTCTTGGTCAGCTTGAGCCTCACATCCGTCATGCACACAAGTGTTGACAGAGTACAGTTCTTGGTCAGGTTTGGATTAACTATCTGCACAGAGAGCACCAAAGACGTTCAcccatttttttaagaaaaggtCAGCAGCAAATCAAAACAACCACCGAGGATGTTCCAGGCCAATTCACCGCAGAAAAAGGAATAGCCCCTCCAGCAATCACAGGCACTTTCAGTAAAATAATTTGTGCAAAAAGAAAGGGGTACAGCATAACTAAACAGTCCGCtatccaaattataagtcattccaattttcaTGGAGAATCAAaatatcttaagtttgaccaaatttatacaataaagtactaatattcatgCAACCATATaaataccattagtttcttcattaaatatattttcatagtatatctattcggtgccataaatgtttatttattcattaaatatattttcatagtatatctattcggtgccataaatttttgtaattttgatcaaacataaaatgatttgactctccaagaaaattggaatataatttgactctccaagaaaattagaatgacttacaatttggaataatttggaacggagagagcaTCATGTAAAGGCTCCCGAAATTTGTTGTTGCCACATAATTCACATCCATTCTGCGCTCATCAATGAGGCGAAAACTATAGACATGCATAATGCTTTCTACATCAAAACTCTATATGCCCAGGCCTACCTATAGTTCAATCCTACCCGAATTACAACCTCAACAGCTCCAATCTAACAGAATAGCCCATAGTTGATCTCCAACCATCAATTGATCCATTCCTCCAAAAATGTCACCCTGGTCTCAATCGAACGATCCAGCCCAAGTATACAATATGTTCTCAAGCAATGATCCTTAGCTACCTCAGTTAAATCATAGTCTCTTCTGCTTGGCCACTTGAGTCAGTCTGATTAGTTGCTCTAGCTTCTTCCATTTCTTCTTCACTCTGGAACTGACTTTCTAGAACATCATTTATGTTATCAGGTGGGCACTGGTCCGCATGGTTCCTAGTGTTTGTCTGGCAGAAGCACTCTGGCCACGAGTTCGTGTAGAAAGACTCTGGATGGATTCGCTTGTGGGGGCCACCGAAATGTGTGTTGAACATGACCTGCCTGATCCTCTGCTCAAAGCCAGCAGTACGGCCTTGGGCCCTGTCGATGAATATCGGGGCAAGGGCCTTCCTGTTTGGTGTGATTGTTGTCCGGAAACCGTAGTACAGGCGGTGGCCCATGAGGTTGTTTGCAAAGTTGCTTGGGCCATCATATGTGGGTATAAAAATGTCTGACAGGAGACAGACCATGTAATCAACAGCCGATCCTGCTAGCCCTTGGGTATTTTCTTCCAGCTTTCCGGGTCCAACCGTGCTGTGGTTCTCCAGACGTGGAAACATAGCCTTGAATGGCTTCATGAAACGTTTCCCACCAAAGAGCTCACCAGAAGCAAGGTAAATGCGCGTTGTATTGTCAAATCCCATAGCACGTAGAATAAGACCTACCTGCACAACAATATAAATAGAGCCTTTGATTACTTCAGTCGTTTATGCAATGTCAGGTATGTTATTGATTTTTCACTCTTTCACTTATTTTTCTGCTTTAGTAAGAAATAATATTCACCTATATATTTTTCAACTTTGCTCCATATAATCATTTTGTATCAACTAAAATGATTCGTTAATGTTAAGAGTACAGAATGTTACATGATGTTCAACCAATCATGGAAACTAGAACAGCATTCATACACACAAACCATCAACGGGGAAAACAAAATGATGTAGATCACAGATTGCTTAGGTAGAAGTAGAACGGCAAACTGTTCACAATACATGAAGGAAAGGTACAGAGAATAGTACATCCAACAAGCATGTGTATTCATGTCTGCTAATTTTAGAATATGACCCATTGTTGATTGTTTAAAATGAAAATGTAATGTAAATGCAAAAATGTACAAATGTACCCATGGAGTTCGGATAAAAAACTGAACTAGGATGCATGTGAGTACATGAAAATGTAAAAAACTCTTGGGAAACCACCCAGAGACGTTCCAAACTGTACTCAAGTACCATACCATAAGCATCAAAACCACTACGTTTACCTAAATAGGTATTCAGCTTAAATTTGCACCCCATTCAAAGCAACTAACTTTTGATTTGAAAACACAAAACAAGCATTAGCTCTTAAGAAACATCTAGCAAAAGTCTACAAGAAGATTCAGTACCTCTTCTGGAGTTAAAGGGCACTTTCCAATGAGCCTTCTTTCCCTGGGGATAAGTATCTTTTCTGCAAAATGTTCTTTCCTGTACTTCAACAGAATTTTCTGTTCTTGAGGCCTGAATATGTCGATGCACCTGCAATTTTCATTTTGGTGTAAGGTAAAGAAAATGGCACAGCAAGTAATGGCAACTGCATCAAGTTTCATGCACAGGTTATCAATGGTAGTCAAGATCAATGAACTATACAGTGCGTAATGATACTGTTTGATTATATATATGAATTTATTCAGAACTAAgtgattatttttaataataatttaattgaatccATACCCAGCAAATGCAAGCATATCCAACTCAAAACGAAGATGAATTGACATGAAATGGCCTTCTGAGCGGAGCTTGGTCACTATCTCACTGCTTGTTTTCATGATATGTGGCTTGAATCGTAGTGCGTGATAATTCACCCTGCATCTCAATCTCTGGAGCTCTGGATCATCAATATCTTCTGCCAAACGGTGTGAAAATGGAGTTAAATATACAGCCCCATatttcttcatcttctccaaaGCAACTGTTGCATACCAAGATACTGGTGCATCTCTAGGTGGTCGAATCTGTCATGACAAAGAGTGTCCCATGAGTACAGTATGCTCCTAACAATTTGACCTTTTAAAGATAGGGAAACGATAATAGTATAACTGAATTCAGTGTGCTTTCAATTTATTCACCTGATGTGCCTTGAGCTTCTTGGTCTTTCCATTTGCAGTCGTTTCTGGAATGCTCATAACAATTCGAACATCATATTTCAATGTCTTGATGAAGTGGGGAACATCATAAATACCTACAAAACCACTGGGTGCATATATAAATGCAGAAGATAAGTAAACACCAACCACGGATGATCATGCAGATCATTCAACATAAAGAAAGTTGACCAAGAAGATAATTACAAAGCCAGAGATGACGTGAACTGAATGTAAATTTAGAAACTGAAACCTCACCATAATTACCGAATAAAACATCTTATAAAGAATGAGATCATACTGCTTGTAAATCATTAACAATGTGCAATCACCTTATTATTTGGAAATCAATTACCCAAAACTTAATAATTCAACTTTCAATGATGTATTAGTCCAACTCTGAACAGTtataatcttggcacagtaACATCTTCATGATGGCATTACACAAAAATGAAAATAAGGATTTCTAAGCAATTGCAGGTAAATGCATCACATGCTTCTCCTACAAGATATTATAATATGATACTATCTGCAGTGTCAACAGTACATGCTTTCACTCAGAGTATATTAAGTTTTTTATCAATAGTAAACTTTCAGACTGGACACTGAAGCAATGTCAGACTCAAGTTTCTCATAAATTCCTACATAAGGGCTCTTTCCTACACAATGTTGGAAGGTCATTGACTCTGCCATGCTAACGTTGTGAATCATCTGGAAAGAGAACAAAAGCTGGGTATTCAAGGGTTCACGTCCCCAACTCCCCAGCAAGAGATGGAACTCTGGATCGCTGCCGGAGTAGAAGATCGTGGTTGTTTACTGTTCTGAGAATAAGACTTAGATCAACAGTGTTTCTAGTGCTTCCAATTGGTTGTTTTCTTCTGTGTGTAAACCTTTCCAAACAATAACACTAGAAAGCACTAAATTATATCCAATCACATGGCCACAGATAATTATAAGAAACTAATCGGCATGGCTGCCTACATGGAGGATTAGGTCAAATATATAATGTTAATCCCACATATATACAGAATATTTGGTTAGAGAAACAAATAGAGATGTGGTTCAACAAACACAATAAGATTACTTCTGTTTGTTGTAAAAATTCTCAGTTAACTTTGTGGGCAAACTAATTATATCTCGTAGAGATTAAAAAAACTAGTGGTGAAACAGAATTATTCACAAAGAATACAAGGTTTGTGGTAAGCCATACGTGCAATAATCTTCCTGTATGATAAAGCATTTCAGACAAATTACATACCTCTCATCATGCCAGAATGAATTTGTGTCTAACTCTGGCAGCACTAGTGTAGCATTCATGATTCGTGCAGCAAC containing:
- the LOC101762813 gene encoding putative cyclin-dependent kinase F-2 encodes the protein MSGGRVIEDDKDRSIPAACPVIEAFLSKSVPMKSDANKEENINITNLHYELLQLEKNLAIEKRRTKELIERTKKIQGSSKMAKYLFGKIEDLDLGELYDMQSELSRIKKILCHENQPVVVSGVQEREDAADEPDSDSPIEYRFRLGKAIVRTSPPGPTYISAIKRSRSDSPPPPLSLPPLPASSAATSPAPPASAQTSAAADLHLRTKTAPSASSTSSMAPVGKRLPSLTEGELLAARLRRRRRVLRALPAAPKSESAPCAAALARLDSYKRLRTIGEGAFGAVSKARDSRTGEVVAIKCLREKGGGGEAAALLREAALLAACAANPAVVAFREVARGGSGPEDLHLVMEFVGRSLYDVISERRRLNLPFSESETRRAMAQLLAGVGTMHAHGIVHRDLKPGNVLVGERDGRLKICDLGLARSVAAPPPLDAELEGTPGYMAPEVLLCEKGCGKPVDVWALGCIMAELVAGQSLFPEDDLCKQLVNIIDLLGIPDDVSLMPLGITAAAPSKLRDKVPEEQLSAAGFDVLRGLLQYHPKDRLTAAAALQMPWFG
- the LOC101773203 gene encoding uncharacterized protein At1g04910 isoform X1 gives rise to the protein MRRGPGSEASLRRRRGPARLWVAVAALVAGTIWLCSSSSVGLFGASYRVQDVDVNKLWRTADSNGWRASSAPRTYWSPPPTESESSGYLRVRCNGGLNQQRSAICNAVVAARIMNATLVLPELDTNSFWHDESGFVGIYDVPHFIKTLKYDVRIVMSIPETTANGKTKKLKAHQIRPPRDAPVSWYATVALEKMKKYGAVYLTPFSHRLAEDIDDPELQRLRCRVNYHALRFKPHIMKTSSEIVTKLRSEGHFMSIHLRFELDMLAFAGCIDIFRPQEQKILLKYRKEHFAEKILIPRERRLIGKCPLTPEEVGLILRAMGFDNTTRIYLASGELFGGKRFMKPFKAMFPRLENHSTVGPGKLEENTQGLAGSAVDYMVCLLSDIFIPTYDGPSNFANNLMGHRLYYGFRTTITPNRKALAPIFIDRAQGRTAGFEQRIRQVMFNTHFGGPHKRIHPESFYTNSWPECFCQTNTRNHADQCPPDNINDVLESQFQSEEEMEEARATNQTDSSGQAEETMI
- the LOC101773203 gene encoding uncharacterized protein At1g04910 isoform X2, with the translated sequence MNATLVLPELDTNSFWHDESGFVGIYDVPHFIKTLKYDVRIVMSIPETTANGKTKKLKAHQIRPPRDAPVSWYATVALEKMKKYGAVYLTPFSHRLAEDIDDPELQRLRCRVNYHALRFKPHIMKTSSEIVTKLRSEGHFMSIHLRFELDMLAFAGCIDIFRPQEQKILLKYRKEHFAEKILIPRERRLIGKCPLTPEEVGLILRAMGFDNTTRIYLASGELFGGKRFMKPFKAMFPRLENHSTVGPGKLEENTQGLAGSAVDYMVCLLSDIFIPTYDGPSNFANNLMGHRLYYGFRTTITPNRKALAPIFIDRAQGRTAGFEQRIRQVMFNTHFGGPHKRIHPESFYTNSWPECFCQTNTRNHADQCPPDNINDVLESQFQSEEEMEEARATNQTDSSGQAEETMI